The DNA segment CATCTTCATTTTGCCAGGGATTTGAGATCTCTTTCATATAGCTAATCTGCCTGCGGCTCCACCTATGGTAGCAGGTAAACCCAATAGGAGTGTATATTCTAACCACATCATCAGGGGATCGGATAATGATAGCTTTTGGAAAAATAACAGCATCAGTGCTGCTGCACCTAAAGAAACAATATAACAAGCCATTGTTTCACTAATCGGTTTTTGGAAAATCCCTTTTTGTTCTCTACGCTTCTGTTGATCCGAAAAGCCAGATTCAAAGACAAGAGCGTAAGAAATTAATAAGGAAGTTGCCATCAATACTAATAACCAAAACTCTGAAGTAGCTGCGGCTAACATGGGAATTTCATCAGTCGGAGCAATGTTAAAAGCAATCACAATCGCTCCTACTAAAGTTGCTCCTAGATCGGATAAAGTAGCGTTTAAAGCATCTTCGTCTTGAGAACGATTAACGCTACCACTATTAGTAGATTTACCGTTGCGACTATCTCCTAATAACTGATTAGCTAAACATACTCCGATGCTAAAAGGTACACTTTCGTAGACTATTTTACCTACACTTTCGGAAAGTGCAGTTTCTATTGTTAGTTCTTGTAAGATTAATAGTAAGAAAGCAGAGCAGATTAAACCAATTGCCATTGCTTCTATAGTTTCGGCTAAAGTTTCATAACTGCGGTTGATGGAGCGAGATCGCTTGCGAAACCCTTCGGTACGATTCAGCCAAAATAGTAAGATAAAAGTAATACTAATGATAGTCAAAAGAGTTGCAGGATTAGCCGCAGAACCAATCCACCAGACTTCCATAGTATAAATGAGGGGCACGCCAAATAAACAACCGCCACAGATACCGCGAATAATATCTTTTAATTCCCTAACGTAGGAATTACGTTTCTTTTTAATCTGTAGTTGGTTTCTCAAGCTAACAATGACTCCTTTACTTAGATTGATTTCTACAGCTAAAAGTCAAGGTTGAGTTCTGGTCTATGTTCATCTATGTTGTCCAATCTATCTTTTAAACCTAATTCGGCTTCATCTTCAAGTTCGTAACCGACAGCAGCACCCAATATATCAGCAGAGTCTTGATCGGGAGTTGGTGCTGTTCCTCCAACTGCTTCCTCTCTAACTGTTTCAGCTAGATAAGGATCGGCAATACTATTTCGATCTGGTACGATGTTTCCCATATTAGTGACTTTGGCTGAGAAGCTTGATGAAATTAGATATTCAAACCAAACTATTCGTTTGCGTTAACAGGAACATAGTTAAAATTACCAGTGTTGATAAATATCTTTATCTATCTAAAGGAGAAGATATGTCAACCTCTCAGCAGATTTTTGGTAAGTAATTAACTATACATATAGACGCATTAGATTTTTCCTAATTAGCTTCTACCGATAGACGGCGAAATGATGGGAGTAAAAATAAACTAGGGACTATGAAGCGCAAATGCGTCAAGTTAGTCACTAAGGACACGAGGTACTATGAGTCTCGAAGATAAAGCAAAAGCTGTTGCTAAGAACGTCGAAGGTAAAGTGCAAGAAGCTGCTGGTAATATTACTGGAGATCCTCAAGACCAAGCAGAAGGTAAAGCTAAGCAAGCAG comes from the Merismopedia glauca CCAP 1448/3 genome and includes:
- a CDS encoding CsbD family protein gives rise to the protein MSLEDKAKAVAKNVEGKVQEAAGNITGDPQDQAEGKAKQAEAEARHTGEKIKDKAKEIIN
- a CDS encoding TIGR02587 family membrane protein, with amino-acid sequence MRNQLQIKKKRNSYVRELKDIIRGICGGCLFGVPLIYTMEVWWIGSAANPATLLTIISITFILLFWLNRTEGFRKRSRSINRSYETLAETIEAMAIGLICSAFLLLILQELTIETALSESVGKIVYESVPFSIGVCLANQLLGDSRNGKSTNSGSVNRSQDEDALNATLSDLGATLVGAIVIAFNIAPTDEIPMLAAATSEFWLLVLMATSLLISYALVFESGFSDQQKRREQKGIFQKPISETMACYIVSLGAAALMLLFFQKLSLSDPLMMWLEYTLLLGLPATIGGAAGRLAI
- a CDS encoding DUF6335 family protein, whose protein sequence is MGNIVPDRNSIADPYLAETVREEAVGGTAPTPDQDSADILGAAVGYELEDEAELGLKDRLDNIDEHRPELNLDF